One Pseudorhodoplanes sinuspersici DNA segment encodes these proteins:
- a CDS encoding molybdopterin biosynthesis protein, translating into MTQLPKPEEALIDAVRRAARQEQFLEVVSADEAKRRFGRHLDLSPRGTQSIALSNALGRVLAADVLAPLDVPPFDRSGVDGFALRASDTTGASDATPLRLRLNREVIACGHAPLIEVSPVTATAIATGGVVPRGADAVIMIEHTELLDDSETPSVEIRRSVAPGQFIAYAGSDIARGETLLRKGTLLGSREIGMLAACGIATIDVVRKPKVAVLSTGDELVQPGEDLGPARIYDSNGAIIAAAVTEAGGEPEAYGAFPDDETLLGDAMRKALADADMLILSGGTSKGAGDLSHRIVSTLGQPGILVHGVALKPGKPLCLAVADGKPVVVLPGFPTSAIFTFHAFVAPVIRALAGLPPENPKTLTVRVPTRVPSELGRKEFALVALVEGSDGMIAFPSPKGSGSVTTFSQADGFIEIDALASALDANTTTEVTLIGAAARAPDVVIMGSHDVALDVVVGALAERGFTARTIAVGSLGGAVAAQRGECDIAPVHLVDPQSGAYNTHLVQDGLSLVKGWQRSQGFLYRAGDPRFEGKSADQAIAAALADHYCLMVNRNAGSGTRILIDQKLKGARPPGYANQPKSHNAVAAAIAQARADWGFAIEPVARMYGLSFLPVAPEEYDFLIVDSRKDRPAVRAFLQALQDDKVRQRIRALGMRPAND; encoded by the coding sequence GTGACTCAATTGCCGAAGCCTGAAGAGGCGCTCATCGATGCGGTGCGCCGCGCTGCGCGGCAGGAGCAGTTTCTCGAAGTCGTGTCGGCTGACGAAGCGAAACGGCGTTTCGGGCGCCATCTCGACCTGTCGCCACGCGGCACGCAAAGCATCGCCTTGTCGAACGCGCTTGGCCGCGTGCTCGCAGCCGATGTGCTGGCGCCGCTCGATGTGCCGCCCTTCGACCGCTCGGGTGTCGACGGATTTGCCTTGCGCGCGAGCGACACCACTGGCGCGAGCGACGCAACGCCGCTGCGGCTTCGCCTCAACCGCGAAGTGATCGCCTGCGGTCATGCGCCGCTCATCGAAGTGTCGCCGGTCACAGCAACGGCGATTGCAACAGGCGGAGTCGTGCCGCGCGGTGCCGATGCCGTGATCATGATCGAGCATACCGAGTTGCTCGACGATTCCGAAACGCCGTCCGTTGAAATCCGGCGCTCCGTCGCGCCCGGACAATTCATCGCCTATGCCGGCTCTGACATTGCGCGCGGCGAAACCTTGCTGCGCAAGGGCACTCTGCTCGGTTCGCGCGAGATCGGCATGCTCGCCGCTTGCGGCATCGCCACCATCGATGTGGTGCGAAAGCCAAAGGTCGCGGTGCTCTCGACCGGCGATGAGCTGGTGCAACCCGGCGAAGACCTCGGCCCTGCCAGGATCTATGACAGCAATGGCGCGATCATCGCCGCCGCCGTCACCGAAGCCGGCGGCGAGCCGGAGGCCTATGGCGCATTTCCCGACGACGAGACGTTGCTCGGCGATGCCATGCGCAAGGCACTAGCGGACGCCGACATGCTGATCCTGTCGGGCGGCACGTCGAAAGGCGCGGGCGATCTTTCACATCGCATCGTCTCGACGCTCGGCCAGCCCGGCATCCTTGTACACGGCGTCGCGCTGAAGCCCGGAAAGCCGCTTTGCCTTGCCGTCGCCGACGGCAAACCGGTTGTCGTGCTGCCCGGCTTTCCAACATCGGCCATCTTCACGTTTCATGCCTTCGTCGCACCTGTCATTCGCGCGCTCGCTGGTCTCCCGCCCGAAAACCCGAAGACGCTCACCGTGCGTGTGCCGACACGCGTTCCTTCCGAACTGGGCCGCAAGGAGTTCGCGCTCGTCGCTCTGGTGGAAGGTTCCGACGGCATGATCGCATTCCCCTCGCCCAAAGGATCGGGCTCGGTCACCACCTTCTCGCAAGCGGACGGCTTCATCGAGATCGATGCCCTCGCCAGCGCACTCGACGCCAATACGACAACCGAAGTCACCTTGATCGGCGCCGCGGCTCGCGCGCCCGACGTCGTCATCATGGGCAGCCATGATGTGGCGCTGGATGTCGTCGTCGGCGCATTGGCCGAGCGCGGCTTCACCGCGCGCACCATCGCGGTCGGCAGCCTTGGCGGTGCCGTCGCAGCGCAGCGTGGCGAATGCGACATCGCGCCCGTTCATCTCGTCGATCCGCAGAGCGGGGCCTACAACACGCATCTCGTGCAGGACGGGCTGTCACTAGTGAAGGGCTGGCAGCGCTCGCAGGGCTTTCTCTATCGCGCCGGCGACCCGCGCTTTGAAGGCAAGAGCGCCGATCAGGCCATCGCGGCGGCTTTAGCCGATCACTATTGCCTGATGGTCAACCGCAATGCCGGCTCCGGCACCCGCATCCTGATCGACCAGAAGCTCAAAGGCGCTCGCCCGCCCGGCTATGCCAACCAGCCGAAATCGCACAATGCCGTTGCCGCGGCGATCGCCCAGGCGCGGGCCGATTGGGGCTTTGCGATCGAGCCGGTGGCGCGCATGTATGGCCTCTCCTTCCTGCCGGTCGCACCGGAGGAATACGATTTCCTCATCGTAGACAGCCGCAAGGATCGTCCCGCCGTTCGCGCCTTCCTCCAAGCGCTGCAGGACGACAAAGTGCGACAACGCATCCGCGCGCTTGGTATGCGCCCCGCCAATGATTAG
- a CDS encoding enoyl-CoA hydratase: protein MTDKMLSRKEGGVGYVIFNNPERHNAVSLEMWAATRAILDDFRSDDSVRVVVLTGAGGKAFVSGADISKFGNERSTAEGVAKYNATTEQAFSGVHDFPKPTIAMIRGYCIGGGMALATCCDMRICTPGSKFGIPAAKLGLGYDYKGVKRLINVVGPSFAKEIFFTARQFDAEEARMMGFVNRVVPDADLESYVKNYAEIIAGNAPLTVGSIKLIVGEAMKDEAQRDMKAATASVQRCFDSKDYIEGRTAFMEKRKPAFTGQ from the coding sequence ATGACCGACAAGATGCTCTCGCGCAAGGAAGGCGGGGTCGGCTACGTGATCTTCAACAATCCGGAACGGCACAATGCGGTGTCTCTGGAAATGTGGGCGGCGACGCGCGCCATTCTCGACGATTTCCGTAGCGACGACTCGGTGCGCGTGGTGGTGCTCACCGGCGCCGGTGGCAAGGCCTTCGTGTCGGGCGCAGACATTTCCAAATTCGGCAATGAGCGCAGCACGGCCGAAGGTGTCGCGAAATACAACGCGACCACAGAGCAGGCCTTCTCTGGCGTACACGATTTTCCGAAGCCGACGATTGCGATGATCCGCGGCTATTGCATCGGCGGCGGCATGGCGCTCGCCACCTGCTGCGATATGCGCATCTGCACGCCGGGATCGAAATTCGGCATTCCGGCGGCGAAGCTCGGCCTCGGTTACGATTACAAGGGCGTGAAGCGGCTGATCAATGTGGTCGGGCCATCCTTCGCCAAGGAGATTTTCTTCACCGCGCGGCAATTCGACGCTGAGGAAGCGCGGATGATGGGCTTCGTCAATCGCGTGGTGCCGGACGCCGACCTCGAGAGCTATGTGAAGAATTACGCCGAGATCATCGCCGGCAACGCGCCGCTGACCGTCGGTTCGATCAAGCTGATCGTGGGGGAAGCGATGAAGGACGAAGCGCAGCGCGACATGAAGGCGGCAACCGCCAGCGTGCAGCGCTGTTTCGACAGCAAGGATTACATTGAGGGTCGCACCGCCTTCATGGAAAAGCGAAAGCCCGCTTTTACCGGGCAGTAG
- a CDS encoding S1C family serine protease: MPSTSDWKISSSVQPRPEDYSYDLDRALQSVVGLRATMPADAFTAETLGTERAGHGVVIRDDGLILTIGYLITEADQIWIHLADGRAVPGHALAYDQASGFGLVQALARIDLPALPLGSSGLIKLDDKVVIGGAGGRKRSVAAKVVGKQEFAGYWEYVLDEAIFTSPAHPNWGGTALIGPGGDLVGIGSLQLESGSGKDINMVVPIDLLKPVLDDLLTHGRPTGPVRPWLGFYVADADDRLVVMGLANKGPAQRAKIESGDAVLAVDGVSVEGLADLFRKIWAMGPAGVEVPMTLVRDGQTFEVAVKSSDRNVLLKTPRLH; encoded by the coding sequence ATGCCATCGACCAGCGACTGGAAAATATCCTCGTCTGTTCAGCCCCGACCTGAAGATTATTCCTACGATCTCGACCGTGCCTTGCAGTCCGTGGTGGGGCTGCGCGCCACAATGCCGGCGGACGCATTTACCGCCGAGACGCTGGGAACAGAGAGAGCCGGCCATGGGGTGGTGATCCGCGACGATGGGCTGATCCTAACCATCGGCTATCTGATCACCGAGGCCGACCAGATCTGGATCCATCTTGCCGATGGCCGTGCTGTGCCGGGCCACGCGCTGGCCTATGACCAGGCCTCCGGCTTTGGATTGGTGCAGGCGCTTGCCCGGATCGACCTGCCGGCCTTGCCGCTTGGTTCCTCCGGGCTGATCAAGCTCGACGACAAGGTCGTGATCGGCGGCGCGGGCGGCCGTAAGCGTTCGGTCGCAGCCAAGGTGGTCGGCAAGCAGGAATTCGCCGGCTATTGGGAATACGTGCTGGACGAAGCGATCTTCACCTCGCCGGCGCACCCGAACTGGGGCGGTACGGCGCTGATCGGGCCGGGGGGCGATCTGGTCGGCATCGGGTCGTTGCAGCTCGAATCCGGTAGCGGCAAGGACATCAACATGGTCGTGCCGATCGATCTGTTGAAGCCTGTTCTGGACGATCTGCTGACGCATGGCCGTCCGACGGGGCCGGTTCGTCCGTGGCTCGGGTTCTATGTGGCCGATGCGGATGACCGGCTGGTGGTGATGGGTCTCGCCAACAAGGGGCCTGCGCAGCGTGCCAAAATCGAGAGCGGCGACGCCGTACTCGCCGTCGATGGCGTGAGCGTGGAGGGTCTCGCCGATCTGTTCAGGAAAATCTGGGCGATGGGACCGGCCGGTGTCGAAGTGCCGATGACTCTCGTCCGCGATGGGCAGACATTCGAAGTTGCGGTCAAGTCGAGCGATCGCAACGTGCTGTTGAAGACGCCGCGCCTGCACTGA
- a CDS encoding sulfurtransferase TusA family protein, producing MTMTEKVINLRGLKCPLPALRTRKILRGMAAGEVILVECTDPLASIDIPNLINQTGDALEAAERADDVLTFRIRKV from the coding sequence ATGACCATGACCGAAAAAGTCATCAATCTGCGTGGCCTCAAATGCCCGCTCCCGGCGCTCCGTACCCGCAAGATCCTGCGCGGCATGGCGGCGGGCGAGGTGATCCTGGTCGAATGCACCGACCCGCTGGCCTCGATCGATATTCCGAACCTGATCAACCAAACCGGCGATGCGCTGGAAGCGGCCGAGCGGGCAGACGATGTTCTGACCTTCAGGATCCGGAAGGTTTGA
- the mobB gene encoding molybdopterin-guanine dinucleotide biosynthesis protein B: protein MRIIGLAGWSGSGKTTLLTKVIPRLTARGKRVSTLKHAHHAFDVDRPGKDSFEHRSAGATEVLVVSGNRWALMHELRGAPEPELPQLLAKLSNVDLVLVEGFKREPFPKLEIYRAENGKPLLHPDDRWIVAIASDTPLPDAKVPVVDLNNIDGIADLLLAKAIPISEVKTHADAI, encoded by the coding sequence ATGCGCATTATTGGCCTCGCTGGCTGGAGCGGTTCCGGCAAAACCACGTTGCTGACAAAGGTCATCCCGCGGCTCACTGCCCGCGGCAAACGCGTGTCCACGCTCAAGCATGCGCATCATGCGTTTGATGTCGACCGGCCTGGCAAGGATTCGTTCGAACATCGCTCCGCAGGCGCGACGGAAGTGCTGGTCGTGTCCGGCAATCGCTGGGCCTTGATGCACGAATTGCGCGGCGCGCCAGAGCCGGAACTGCCGCAACTGCTGGCCAAGCTCTCCAATGTCGATCTGGTTCTGGTCGAAGGCTTTAAGCGCGAGCCGTTTCCGAAGCTTGAAATTTATCGAGCCGAGAACGGCAAGCCGTTACTGCATCCCGATGATCGCTGGATCGTCGCGATTGCGTCCGATACGCCGCTGCCCGACGCCAAGGTGCCGGTCGTCGATCTCAACAATATCGACGGCATCGCCGATCTTCTTTTGGCAAAGGCCATTCCCATCAGTGAAGTGAAAACCCACGCGGACGCGATCTGA
- a CDS encoding xanthine dehydrogenase family protein molybdopterin-binding subunit → MPDHHNDPRVEDDALIRGRGKFVDDVEKQGVGHAVFVRSPHAHARIVSIATDEAAKMPGVIGVLTAADLPGIGTVTRHPPIPGRGGAKIAFSHRPPLAQHKVMHVGEAVAMVVADTLTAALDAAEQVMVDYEELPSVIDARAALQPDAPQLFDTIPNNLALDWPGPVDDPANVDAIEQILQTAAHVARVTVTHQRMVMAPMEMRGGTAGYDAKTERYTLRVCSQGAGPMRDMLAAIMGIDRSALRVITEDVGGAFGLKSGAYPEYPTLLAAAKIFGRKIHWMANRSEAFNSDNQARDNVTVGELALDENGKFLALRARQVQNLGAYVASAGIQLATNNYARCFPAVYDIPKLDIGVQCVYTNTLPTGPYRGAGRPEANYVIERLVDEAARVTGIDRVTLRRRNLIPASAMPYKTAIGTTFDSGEFPEIFDKALTLADFDNFDKRRSESEANGKLRGLGLSCFLEHSGGVPNEGAYLTFPGKDTLMVNLNVGNTGQGHATVYPRLVAEKLGIDVVHVKHKSGDSDLDIKGSPSVASRSTITAGTAVVRTIEAMIEKGKTLAAHVLEADEKDIAYASGAFTVIGTDRQIGLFDLAAKAVELKDKGEVTDTLDTKLDVDTPQTFPNGCHIAEVEIEPETGELAVVAYYAVDDCGVMLNHKLVHGQVQGGLAQGIGQALLENAVYDSSSGQLVTGSFMDYAMPRAHHIPSLLRDDAHPVPATTNPLGVKGVGEAGTTASLAAIMNAIADAVPTAAHMDMPATIEKVWRACQEMQQAE, encoded by the coding sequence GTGCCAGACCATCACAATGATCCCCGCGTCGAGGATGACGCCCTCATCCGCGGCCGCGGCAAGTTTGTCGACGATGTCGAAAAGCAGGGCGTCGGGCACGCCGTCTTTGTGCGCTCGCCCCATGCCCATGCCCGGATTGTTTCCATTGCCACGGACGAGGCGGCAAAAATGCCGGGCGTCATCGGCGTGCTCACGGCCGCCGACCTTCCTGGCATCGGCACGGTGACGCGCCATCCGCCGATCCCTGGTCGTGGCGGCGCCAAGATCGCATTCTCACATCGCCCGCCTTTGGCGCAGCACAAGGTCATGCATGTCGGCGAGGCGGTGGCGATGGTGGTGGCCGATACCCTCACAGCGGCGCTCGATGCTGCTGAACAGGTGATGGTGGATTATGAAGAATTGCCATCGGTGATCGATGCGCGCGCCGCGCTGCAGCCGGATGCGCCGCAGCTCTTCGACACCATTCCGAACAATCTCGCGCTCGATTGGCCCGGACCTGTTGACGATCCCGCGAATGTCGACGCGATCGAGCAGATTCTCCAGACGGCTGCACATGTCGCGCGCGTGACGGTAACGCATCAGCGTATGGTGATGGCGCCGATGGAAATGCGCGGCGGCACCGCGGGCTACGATGCCAAAACCGAGCGTTACACCCTGCGCGTCTGCTCGCAGGGCGCAGGTCCGATGCGCGACATGCTCGCCGCGATCATGGGCATCGACAGAAGCGCGCTGCGCGTCATTACAGAAGATGTCGGCGGTGCATTCGGTTTGAAGAGCGGCGCCTATCCCGAATATCCAACGCTGCTGGCCGCGGCGAAGATATTCGGTCGCAAGATTCACTGGATGGCGAACCGCTCGGAAGCCTTCAACAGCGACAATCAGGCACGCGACAATGTCACGGTCGGCGAACTGGCGCTCGACGAGAACGGAAAATTTCTCGCGCTGCGCGCGCGGCAGGTGCAAAATCTCGGCGCCTATGTTGCCTCGGCCGGCATCCAGCTTGCGACCAACAACTACGCGCGCTGTTTTCCGGCCGTGTATGATATTCCCAAGCTCGATATCGGCGTGCAGTGCGTTTACACCAATACGCTGCCGACCGGCCCCTATCGCGGCGCCGGCCGTCCCGAAGCCAATTATGTCATCGAACGTCTTGTCGATGAAGCCGCACGCGTCACCGGCATCGATCGCGTGACGCTGCGCCGGCGTAATCTCATTCCGGCGTCCGCGATGCCCTACAAGACGGCGATCGGCACGACCTTCGACAGCGGCGAATTTCCGGAGATTTTCGACAAGGCGCTGACGCTCGCCGATTTCGACAATTTCGACAAGCGCCGCAGCGAATCCGAAGCGAACGGAAAGCTGCGCGGACTTGGCCTGTCCTGCTTCCTCGAACATTCCGGCGGCGTGCCCAACGAAGGCGCTTACCTGACCTTCCCCGGCAAGGACACGCTGATGGTCAACCTGAATGTCGGCAATACCGGCCAGGGTCACGCCACGGTTTATCCGCGGCTTGTGGCCGAGAAGCTCGGCATCGATGTCGTGCATGTGAAGCACAAGTCCGGCGACAGCGATCTCGACATCAAGGGCTCCCCGTCGGTCGCTTCGCGTTCCACCATCACCGCCGGCACCGCCGTGGTGCGCACCATCGAAGCCATGATCGAAAAGGGCAAGACCCTCGCCGCACATGTGCTCGAAGCCGACGAGAAAGACATCGCCTATGCCAGCGGCGCCTTCACCGTGATCGGTACCGATCGCCAGATCGGCTTGTTCGATCTTGCCGCCAAGGCTGTCGAGCTGAAGGACAAGGGCGAGGTCACAGACACGCTCGACACCAAGCTCGATGTCGATACGCCGCAGACCTTCCCGAACGGTTGCCACATCGCTGAAGTCGAGATCGAACCGGAGACCGGCGAACTTGCGGTCGTGGCGTATTACGCGGTCGACGATTGCGGCGTCATGCTCAACCACAAACTCGTGCATGGCCAGGTGCAGGGCGGGTTGGCACAAGGCATCGGCCAGGCGCTTCTTGAAAACGCCGTCTATGACTCATCGAGCGGTCAGCTCGTGACTGGTTCGTTCATGGATTACGCGATGCCGCGCGCGCATCACATACCGTCGCTGCTGCGCGACGACGCCCATCCGGTGCCGGCGACGACCAATCCGCTCGGTGTGAAGGGTGTCGGCGAAGCCGGCACCACCGCTTCGCTCGCCGCGATCATGAATGCGATTGCCGATGCGGTGCCGACGGCCGCGCATATGGACATGCCCGCGACCATCGAGAAAGTCTGGCGGGCCTGTCAGGAGATGCAGCAGGCGGAATGA
- a CDS encoding CaiB/BaiF CoA transferase family protein, producing the protein MPDKSSISPNIPRASTALQNLTVLDLSRVRAGPTCARQFADWGANVIKIEAPERLEGGDPIGGPRHAGDFQNLHRNKRSITLDLKSEQGRATLLRLAEKADILIENFRPDVKRRLKIDYPDLKAVNPRIVYASISAYGQTGPYETWPGFDQIAQGMGGLMSVTGLPGQGPVRAGAAVADMAAGLFAALGIMVALLERERSGEGQYVEASLLAAQIFMLDFQAARWLIDKVVPGQAGNNHPTSIPTGVYKTKDGQINIATTGSPTWTRFCKAIGAEHFLDNPNYASNALRVQNRDAMNADIESVLASNTSAYWIEQLNAQGVAAGPIYAIDEMFADPQVKHIGVATAMKTPDRGTLQVVRQPVSLSRTPSKVVMHSPERGEHTDEVLAEFGFSAGEIEELKKAGAT; encoded by the coding sequence TTGCCCGACAAATCCAGTATTTCGCCCAATATTCCGCGTGCGTCGACGGCGCTGCAAAATCTGACTGTCCTTGATTTGTCCCGGGTCCGTGCCGGCCCGACTTGCGCCCGGCAATTCGCCGACTGGGGCGCCAACGTGATCAAGATCGAGGCGCCGGAGCGGCTGGAGGGTGGCGATCCGATCGGCGGCCCGCGTCATGCCGGGGATTTCCAGAATCTGCACCGGAACAAGCGCAGCATCACACTGGACCTGAAGAGCGAGCAGGGCCGCGCGACCCTGCTGCGCCTCGCCGAAAAAGCCGACATCCTGATCGAGAATTTCCGCCCCGATGTGAAACGGCGGCTGAAGATCGATTATCCGGACCTGAAGGCCGTCAATCCGCGTATCGTTTATGCCAGCATCTCGGCCTATGGTCAGACCGGGCCTTACGAGACATGGCCAGGCTTCGACCAGATTGCGCAGGGCATGGGCGGGCTGATGTCCGTGACCGGCTTGCCGGGACAGGGGCCAGTGCGCGCGGGCGCTGCGGTCGCCGACATGGCGGCGGGCCTGTTCGCGGCGCTCGGCATCATGGTGGCTTTGCTGGAGCGCGAGCGGTCGGGCGAAGGACAATATGTCGAGGCCTCGCTGCTGGCGGCCCAGATCTTCATGCTGGATTTCCAGGCGGCGCGCTGGCTGATCGACAAGGTGGTGCCGGGGCAGGCGGGCAACAATCATCCGACCAGCATTCCGACCGGCGTGTACAAAACCAAGGACGGACAGATCAATATCGCGACCACGGGTTCGCCGACTTGGACACGCTTCTGCAAGGCGATCGGGGCCGAGCATTTCCTCGACAATCCGAATTACGCCAGCAATGCGCTGCGGGTGCAGAACCGCGACGCGATGAATGCCGACATCGAGAGCGTTCTCGCCAGCAACACCAGTGCCTACTGGATCGAGCAACTGAACGCACAGGGCGTCGCCGCGGGACCGATCTACGCCATCGACGAGATGTTCGCCGACCCGCAGGTGAAGCATATCGGTGTTGCGACTGCTATGAAGACGCCGGATCGCGGGACGCTGCAGGTGGTCCGGCAGCCGGTGTCGCTGTCGCGCACGCCGAGCAAGGTGGTGATGCATTCGCCTGAGCGCGGCGAGCATACCGATGAGGTGTTGGCGGAGTTCGGGTTTAGCGCCGGCGAGATTGAAGAGCTGAAGAAGGCCGGCGCGACGTAA
- a CDS encoding molybdopterin-binding protein, producing the protein MNADIAATQRIARLAPLADVLALLSRIAPVAAREVPVAQALGHVLATDAIAAKAQPATALAARDGWAVDADATRDAGPYAPMMLPPSTRRIDAFAPMPPGTDAVAPIDAVTVIGGLMQIVAPVGPGEGVMPPGGDAEGGAVLRKAGKPLRAIDIASFAALGLMQVSIRKPRIRIVLARRDDAILQSIGDFFTSAARSAGADVTLADDLDAGLRDTGIDALIGVGGTGSGCNDRAITALSHAGTLACHGIGISPGETAAFGHVEKRPVLLVPGRIDSALACWLTLVQPLIVKLSGCVTNEFVFSAKLSRKITSTIGLAEVVPVRRDGDTITPLASGMLPLQMLLQADGWVLVPADSEGYPAGTIVPVRPLP; encoded by the coding sequence ATGAACGCGGACATCGCCGCCACCCAAAGGATTGCCCGGCTGGCACCGCTGGCCGATGTGTTGGCCTTGCTGAGCCGGATCGCTCCGGTAGCTGCGCGGGAGGTGCCGGTTGCGCAGGCGCTGGGTCATGTGCTCGCTACAGATGCGATCGCGGCAAAGGCACAACCAGCGACAGCCTTGGCGGCACGCGATGGCTGGGCCGTGGATGCCGATGCCACGCGCGACGCCGGGCCCTATGCGCCGATGATGTTGCCGCCATCGACCCGGCGCATCGATGCCTTCGCACCGATGCCGCCCGGAACCGACGCCGTCGCTCCGATCGACGCTGTCACGGTCATTGGCGGCCTGATGCAGATCGTCGCACCGGTTGGACCGGGTGAAGGCGTGATGCCACCCGGCGGCGATGCCGAAGGTGGCGCCGTCCTGCGCAAGGCGGGAAAGCCTTTGCGCGCGATTGACATCGCCTCGTTCGCGGCGCTCGGCTTGATGCAAGTCAGCATCCGCAAGCCGCGCATTCGCATCGTGCTTGCAAGACGCGACGATGCAATTTTGCAATCGATCGGCGATTTCTTCACGAGCGCTGCAAGATCAGCCGGCGCCGATGTGACGCTGGCTGACGATCTCGATGCCGGCTTGCGCGACACCGGCATTGACGCGTTGATCGGCGTCGGCGGCACCGGCAGTGGATGCAACGATCGCGCCATCACGGCATTGTCGCACGCGGGCACATTGGCGTGTCACGGCATCGGAATATCGCCGGGAGAAACGGCCGCTTTCGGTCATGTGGAGAAACGGCCGGTGTTGCTCGTTCCCGGCCGCATCGATTCAGCGCTTGCCTGCTGGTTGACGCTGGTGCAGCCGCTGATTGTGAAACTCAGCGGCTGCGTCACAAATGAATTCGTCTTTTCCGCAAAACTGTCGCGAAAGATAACCTCCACCATCGGTCTTGCCGAAGTCGTTCCTGTCCGCCGCGACGGCGACACAATCACGCCGCTCGCATCCGGCATGCTGCCGCTGCAAATGTTATTGCAAGCCGATGGATGGGTACTGGTGCCAGCGGACAGCGAAGGTTATCCGGCCGGCACCATTGTTCCGGTGAGGCCGCTGCCGTGA
- a CDS encoding NAD-dependent succinate-semialdehyde dehydrogenase, which translates to MYTDLQLYIDGEWLNGASRKGEEVLNPATGKSLGTLPHATKADLDRALDAADKGFAVWRATSAYDRAKVLRKAADLVRERAEHIARVMVQEQGKPLAEARGEVITTADIIDWMAEEGRRAYGRIVPGRGKNVRQLVTQEPVGVVAAFTPWNFPTLTPVRKIAGALAAGCSLILKAAEETPGACVELVKCFDDAGVPKGVLNLVFGVPSDVSEHLIGSDIVRKISFTGSIPVGKHLAGLAAKGMKRATMELGGHSPVVVFGDADPEKTADTIAAFKFRNAGQVCISPTRFYVQDGVYDRFLSRFTEFANNIKLGDGLEQGTTMGPLANPRRLDAMEAIVQDTKSRGGKIVTGGKRHGNQGNFFEPTVITDVPDDSKIMTDEPFGPVAPIVRFKTFDEVVERANSLPYGLASYAFTTNTQTATMIGDALQSGMVGVNSVAISTPETPFGGIKESGYGQEGGIEGLEGYTNRKFISQG; encoded by the coding sequence ATGTACACCGACCTGCAGCTCTACATCGATGGCGAATGGCTGAACGGCGCGAGCCGCAAGGGCGAAGAGGTGCTCAACCCTGCCACCGGGAAGTCGCTGGGAACTTTGCCGCATGCCACAAAGGCCGATCTCGATCGCGCATTGGACGCCGCCGACAAGGGCTTTGCGGTATGGCGCGCAACGTCCGCTTATGATCGCGCCAAGGTGCTGCGCAAGGCGGCCGATCTCGTGCGCGAGCGTGCCGAGCACATCGCCCGCGTGATGGTGCAGGAGCAGGGCAAGCCGCTCGCCGAAGCGCGCGGCGAAGTCATCACCACCGCCGACATCATCGACTGGATGGCGGAAGAAGGTCGCCGGGCCTATGGCCGCATTGTTCCCGGCCGCGGCAAGAATGTGCGCCAGTTGGTGACGCAGGAACCGGTCGGCGTTGTCGCGGCTTTCACGCCGTGGAATTTCCCGACGTTGACGCCGGTGCGCAAGATCGCCGGTGCGTTGGCCGCCGGCTGCTCGCTCATCCTGAAAGCGGCAGAAGAAACGCCGGGCGCCTGCGTCGAGCTGGTGAAGTGCTTCGACGATGCCGGTGTGCCGAAGGGCGTGCTCAATCTCGTGTTCGGTGTGCCATCGGACGTGTCCGAACATCTGATCGGCTCGGATATCGTCAGGAAGATCTCCTTCACCGGCTCGATCCCGGTCGGCAAGCATCTTGCGGGCCTTGCTGCCAAGGGTATGAAGCGCGCGACCATGGAGCTCGGTGGGCATTCGCCGGTGGTCGTATTCGGCGATGCCGATCCGGAAAAGACTGCCGACACGATCGCGGCGTTCAAATTCCGTAATGCGGGTCAGGTCTGTATCTCGCCGACGCGCTTCTACGTGCAGGACGGTGTCTATGACCGCTTCCTGTCGCGCTTCACCGAATTTGCGAACAACATCAAGCTCGGCGATGGCCTGGAGCAGGGCACGACGATGGGACCGCTCGCCAATCCGCGCCGGCTCGATGCGATGGAAGCGATCGTGCAGGACACCAAGAGCCGCGGCGGCAAGATCGTCACCGGCGGCAAGCGACATGGCAATCAGGGCAATTTCTTCGAGCCGACGGTCATCACCGATGTGCCGGACGATTCCAAGATCATGACCGATGAACCGTTCGGGCCGGTGGCGCCGATCGTGCGGTTCAAGACCTTCGATGAAGTGGTCGAGCGCGCGAACTCGCTGCCCTATGGCCTCGCCTCCTATGCCTTCACCACCAATACACAGACCGCGACGATGATCGGCGATGCGCTTCAGTCCGGTATGGTCGGTGTGAATTCGGTCGCGATTTCGACGCCGGAAACCCCGTTCGGCGGCATCAAGGAATCCGGCTACGGCCAGGAAGGCGGCATCGAGGGGCTTGAAGGTTACACCAACCGCAAGTTCATCTCGCAGGGGTAA